One genomic region from Anopheles bellator chromosome 2, idAnoBellAS_SP24_06.2, whole genome shotgun sequence encodes:
- the LOC131209830 gene encoding unconventional myosin-Ia yields MATLGLSKVFILDKYFTELQKFWETEKKLQDASSSNEAVHLQQRLKSLSSELVTLRNRLHTNGGQPTGAGNGPNGGVPGGVGAAGVVSPTATATQNGTQHSTPASAAVNLANHGPGLLASNQVSSANGINVLPHLANGCANSNSTATNNAKNHMLVTGGASGQCLPSNPSAASNLHGSSQHNGNVLPVVSPRNTSIPYPLPHHNSTNGTMLIGDTIQCGGTLPRRTAAMGFGSGSAGAQYPVGHGGPIVSSTGPNGAPGVGGGTLPGAGPGARTDGGGTAATEMDDLIHLPGPLTEDAVMRTLHNRFNDGKYFTNVGPILLSVNPYHDVGNPLTLSSTRSVPLAQQLRKIVQEAVRQQAETGYPQAIILSGTSGSGKTHCSMLLLRQLFAVAGGGPETDAFKHLAAAFTVLRSLGSAKTATNSESSRIGQFIEVQVTDGALYRTKIHCYFLDQTRVIRPLPNEKNYHIFYQMLAGLNADECARLNLEGYSPANLRYLQHGDIRQDEQEDAARFQAWKACLGILGIPFLDVVRVLAAVLLLGNVQFVDGQGLEVEVVGETELNAVANLLGVPPAQLFRGLTTRTHNARGQLIKSVCDANMSNMTRDCLAKALYCRTVATIVRRANSLKRLGSTLGTLSSDSNESVHNQAEVASQPSAIGGNAGSKSMAALNNAVRHATDGFIGILDMFGFEEPRPAQLEHLCINLCAETMQHFYNTHIFKSSVESCREEGIICDTEVDYVDNVPCIDLISSLRTGLLSMLDAECSVRGTAESYVAKIKVQHRNSARLEQRALEPYDPRLFAIRHFAGRVEYDTTDFLDTNRDVVPDDLVSVFYKHTCNFGFATHLFGTELKALYAQENGPRGLSFRIAPTSHTDLLNGDEPVSTLTQDFHTRLDNLLRTLVHARPHFVRCIRSNTSEKGGMFDRGAVVRQIRALQVLETVNLMASGFPHRMRFKQFTARYRMLAPFRLLRRCEEKALEDCKVILDFALENPPELDGSVTLSWAPGKRHIFLSEGIRQHLERLRTEVRTKSATLIQATWRGWNLRKRLGTIRRTHDIQLMGGGHLSVNKTSGTDRTWILKTLVARPEMRCSPDDPFFVLPPLGTRTSNVTHGNATNTGTATRPRPQPIAGTPPPDPNEKCDSKIIAQTCTLFGLDLERPPPVPPSRSYTVTGNSKLGYPQTRLMKMNFPEDPAAVGLGEQLRKGEAVTVTGASHRRGHLIVEHNGISLHVPFQYMELVKTVVPGTTPAAPPSSGGVAAPPPPTATAVNI; encoded by the exons ATGCTTCTTCGTCGAACGAAGCCGTCCACCTGCAGCAGCGTCTGAAGAGCCTCAGCTCCGAGCTGGTGACGCTCCGGAATCGACTGCACaccaacggtggccaaccgacGGGCGCTGGCAACGGTCCGAACGGAGGTGTCCCCGGTGGCGTCGGAGCGGCCGGTGTCGTGTCCCCGACCGCAACGGCCACACAGAATGGAACCCAGCATAGCACTCCGGCCTCGGCGGCCGTCAACCTCGCCAATCACGGCCCGGGCCTGCTGGCATCGAACCAGGTCAGCTCGGCGAACGGCATCAACGTACTGCCCCATCTTGCCAACGGATGCGCCAACAGCaactccaccgccaccaacaacgCTAAG AACCACATGCTGGTGACAGGCGGCGCCAGTGGCCAATGTTTGCCGTCGAATCCTTCGGCCGCCTCCAATCTGCACGGATCGTCGCAGCATAATGGCAACGTTTTGCCCGTCGTTTCGCCACGCAACACCTCCATCCCGTACCCGCTGCCACATCACAACTCCACCAACGGCACCATGCTGATCGGAG ATACGATACAGTGTGGCGGGACGCTTCCAAGGCGTACGGCGGCGATGGGTTTCGGGAGTGGCTCGGCCGGGGCCCAGTACCCGGTGGGTCACGGTGGGCCGATCGTATCGTCGACCGGCCCCAACGGGGCACCGGGGGTCGGCGGAGGAACCCTGCCCGGTGCTGGGCCCGGCGCACGAACGGACGGCGgaggcaccgccgccaccgagatGGACGATCTGATCCATCTGCCGGGTCCGCTGACCGAGGACGCCGTCATGCGAACGCTGCACAACCGCTTCAACGATGGGAAATATTTC aCCAACGTGGGACCGATCCTGCTGTCGGTCAATCCGTATCACGATGTCGGTAATCCGCTGACCCTGTCCTCAACCCGCTCGGTACCGCTGGCACAACAGCTACGCAAGATTGTCCAAGAGGCCGTACGGCAGCAGGCGGAAACGGGCTACCCGCAGGCGATCATACTATCCG GCACATCCGGTTCGGGCAAGACACACTGCTCGATGCTGCTACTACGGCAGCTGtttgccgtggccggcggtggaccGGAAACCGACGCGTTCAAGCATCTGGCCGCGGCCTTCACCGTGCTCCGATCGCTCGGATCCGCCAAGACGGCCACCAACTCGGAGTCGAGTCGTATC GGCCAGTTTATCGAGGTGCAGGTGACGGACGGGGCGCTGTACCGCACCAAGATCCACTGCTACTTCCTCGACCAGACGCGCGTCATTCGGCCACTGCCGAACGAGAAAAACTATCACATCTTCTACCAAATGCTGGCCGGGCTGAACGCGGACGAGTGCGCCCGCCTCAACCTGGAGGGCTACTCGCCGGCCAATCTGCGGTACCTGCAGCACGGCGACATCCGGCAGGACGAGCAGGAGGACGCGGCCCGCTTCCAGGCGTGGAAGGCTTGCCTCGGCATTCTGGGCATCCCGTTTCTGGACGTGGTGCGCGTCCTGgcggccgtgctgctgctcgggaaCGTGCAGTTTGTCGACGGACAG ggTCTCGAAGTCGAGGTGGTCGGTGAAACGGAGCTCAACGCGGTGGCCAATCTGCTGGGTGTTCCGCCCGCCCAGCTGTTCCGAGGACTCacgacacgcacgcacaatgCCCGCGGCCAGCTGATCAAATCCGTGTGCGACGCGAACATGTCCAACATGACGCGCGATTGCCTCGCCAAGGCACTCTACtgccgaacggtggccacgatCGTCCGACGAGCCAACAGTCTGAAACG GCTCGGATCGACTCTCGGTACGCTCAGCTCCGACAGCAACGAGTCGGTGCACAACCAAGCGGaagtagccagccagccatcggccatcggcggaAACGCTGGCTCGAAATCAATGGCCGCTCTCAACAATGCTGTTCGACACGCGACCGACGGATTCATTG GCATTTTGGATATGTTCGGATTCGAAGAACCACGTCCGGCGCAGCTCGAGCACCTCTGCATCAACCTGTGCGCCGAAACGATGCAACACTTCTACAACACGCACATCTTCAAGAGCTCGGTGGAATCGTGCCGCGAAGAGGGCATCATCTGCGACACGGAGGTGGACTACGTCGACAATGTGCCGTGCATCGACCTGATCTCGTCGCTGCGCACCGGTCTGCTCAGCATGCTCGACGCCGAGTGTTCCGTGCGCGGAACGGCCGAAAGCTACGTGGCCAAGATCAAGGTTCAGCACCGCAACTCGGCTCGCCTCGAGCAGCGCGCGCTGGAACCGTACGATCCCCGACTCTTCGCCATCCGCCATTTTGCTGGCCGCGTCGAGTACGACACGACGGACTTCCTCGACACGAACCGTGACGTCGTACCGGACGATCTGGTTTCGGTGTTTTACAAGCACACGTGCAACTTTGGTTTTGCCACGCACCTCTTCGGCACGGAACTGAAAGCTCTGTACGCACAGGAgaacggcccccgggggcttaGCTTCCGCATCGCACCCACCTCCCACACGGATCTGCTGAATGGGGACGAACCCGTTTCGACGCTCACCCAGGACTTCCACACGCGGCTCGATAATCTGCTGCGGACACTGGTCCACGCTCGGCCCCACTTTGTGCGCTGCATTCGCAGCAACACCTCGGAGAAGGGCGGCATGTTCGATCGGGGCGCCGTGGTACGGCAGATCCGTGCCCTGCAGGTCCTCGAAACGGTCAACCTGATGGCCAGCGGCTTCCCGCACCGGATGCGCTTCAAACAGTTCACGGCCCGGTACCGAATGTTGGCCCCGTTCCGACTGCTGCGCCGTTGCGAGGAGAAGGCCCTCGAAGACTGCAAGGTGATACTGGACTTTGCGCTCGAAAATCCACCCGAGCTCGATGGATCGGTCACGCTTTCGTGGGCACCCGGCAAGCGGCACATTTTCCTGAGCGAAGGCATCCGTCAGCACCTGGAGCGGCTACGCACGGAGGTCCGCACGAAGAGCGCCACGCTGATACAGGCCACGTGGCGCGGCTGGAATCTACGCAAGCGGCTCGGGACGATCCGCCGAACGCACGACATTCAGTTGATGGGTGGGGGACACCTTTCGGTCAACAAAACTTCCGGTACGGACAGGACGTGGATCCTGAAAACATTAGTAGCCCGGCCGGAGATGAGATGCTCACCTGATGacccttttttcgttctccctccGTTAGGCACGCGGACGAGCAATGTGACGCACGGTAACGCAACGAACACCGGGACGGCCACCCGCCCGAGACCGCAACCGATCGCCGGaacaccgccgccggatcCGAACGAAAAGTGTGACTCGAAGATCATCGCCCAAACCTGTACCCTGTTCGGGTTGGACTTG GAGCGACCTCCACCGGTGCCCCCGTCCCGCTCGTACACCGTGACCGGCAACTCGAAGCTTGGCTATCCGCAGACGCGCCTCATGAAGATGAACTTCCCGGAAGatcccgccgccgtcgggctTGGGGAACAGCTGCGCAAAGGCGAAGCGGTCACGGTGACCGGGGCTTCGCATCGCCGCGGTCACCTCATCGTCGAGCACAACGGCATCAGCCTGCACGTCCCGTTCCAGTACATGGAGCTCGTCAAAACGGTGGTACCGGGAACGACACCGGCCGCCCCACCATCGTCCGGGGGCgtcgcagcaccaccaccacccacggcCACTGCCGTCAACATTTGA